A region from the Excalfactoria chinensis isolate bCotChi1 chromosome 11, bCotChi1.hap2, whole genome shotgun sequence genome encodes:
- the SNX20 gene encoding sorting nexin-20, translating to MEQDPESTAERELLEAASTIATFSITAPPAEEQSQPKAEISCEPSTENPEKDDLQDSKASLSPNSSMTTKELQEYWRNEKSQCRQVKLLFEIPSTRIVEHHLSKYVMYKIIILQTGSFDSNKSVIERRYSDFEKLHRNLLEDFSEEMEDMTFPKKALTGNFTDEIINERKLAFKDYLRLLYSMKYIRRSKKFIDFLTKPELQEAYGCLRGGQYNKALEILLEVIGLQERLTRGNPVATVPTLCAIVVCHKDLGNAASAFEYGEKALSLLCMRNSHRYYIPLLEAMITLAYELGKDFLSLQEKLEEWKAKKDPVRVFSLKELAVREYVK from the exons ATGGAGCAGGACCCagagagcacagcagaaaggGAGCTGTTGGAAGCTGCAAGCACAATTGCTACGTTTTCTATCACAGCTCCTCCCGCTGAAGAACAAAGCCAACCCAAAGCTGAAATTTCCTGTGAACCGAGCACGGAAAATCCAGAGAAAGACGACCTCCAAG ATTCCAAAGCATCCCTAAGTCCCAACTCGTCAATGACCACTAAAGAGCTTCAGGAATACTGGAGGAATGAAAAAAGCCAGTGCAGACAGGTCAAACTCCTGTTTGAAATTCCATCAACCAGAATTGTAGAGCACCACTTATCTAAATATGTG ATGTATAAAATCATCATTCTGCAAACGGGAAGCTTTGACAGCAACAAGTCTGTAATTGAACGGCGCTATTCTGACTTTGAGAAACTGCACAGAAATCTTCTGGAGGATTTCAGTGAGGAAATGGAAGATATGACCTTTCCAAAGAAAGCCCTGACAGGGAACTTCACAGACGAAATAATCAATGAGAGAAAACTGGCCTTTAAGGACTACCTGAGGCTTCTGTATTCAATGAAATATATCAGGAGATCAAAAAAATTTATTGACTTTTTAACAAAGCCTGAGCTTCAGGAAGCATATGGCTGCCTGCGGGGTGGCCAGTACAACAAGGCCTTGGAAATCCTGTTAGAAGTCATCGGTCTGCAGGAGAGGCTGACCAGAGGCAACCCTGTTGCAACTGTCCCTACCCTCTGTGCTATCGTGGTGTGCCACAAGGACCTGGGAAATGCAGCAAGTGCCTTTGAATACGGGGAAAAGGCTCTGTCACTCCTATGCATGCGTAACAGTCACAGGTACTATATCCCATTGCTAGAAGCAATGATCACTCTGGCCTATGAGCTAGGCAAGGATTTTTTGTCTTTGCAAGAGAAACTGGAAGAatggaaggcaaaaaaagatCCGGTACGGGTTTTTTCCCTGAAAGAGCTTGCAGTTCGGGAATATGTAAAATGA